The Fulvivirga ligni genome window below encodes:
- a CDS encoding competence/damage-inducible protein A translates to MHKTKAEILTIGDEILYGQITDTNSQWMSAELDKVGIKTVRKTTVSDSREDILQSFKEAESRADIVLITGGLGPTNDDLTKPCLAEYFNCEVEINEKALEEVTAFFASKGRELTPVNRLQAALPICCEMVSNILGTAPGMWFERNGKVFVSMPGVPHEMKRMMTDTIIPKLQEVFNTDVIYHRVVKTIGIGESWLADQIQDWEQNLPEHIKLAYLPSTGEVKLRLTAIGNSKEELIAEVADQVASLHTLVGKYIYGYDQDTIESAIGVLLRDQNKTIALAESCSGGYVSHLISRIPGSSTYFRGSIIPYHNDAKIGILEVKKETLEAHGAVSEETVHEMANNVRKKLGADIGIATSGIAGPTGGTLEKPVGTVWIAFADGEQTITRKLQLWKDRQVNIRATAAAVLNLVRISLSETIEIKG, encoded by the coding sequence ATGCATAAAACAAAAGCTGAAATACTGACCATTGGAGATGAGATCCTTTATGGCCAGATTACCGATACCAACTCACAGTGGATGAGTGCCGAACTTGATAAAGTGGGCATAAAAACGGTTAGAAAAACTACCGTAAGTGACTCCCGAGAAGATATACTACAAAGTTTTAAGGAAGCAGAATCCAGAGCTGACATCGTTCTGATTACGGGTGGTCTTGGTCCTACCAATGATGACCTCACAAAACCTTGTCTGGCCGAATACTTCAATTGCGAAGTTGAAATAAATGAAAAGGCATTAGAAGAAGTTACTGCTTTTTTCGCCAGCAAAGGACGTGAGCTTACCCCTGTAAACAGACTTCAGGCGGCCTTACCTATATGCTGCGAAATGGTCAGCAATATTTTAGGTACCGCTCCGGGAATGTGGTTTGAAAGGAACGGCAAAGTTTTCGTCTCCATGCCTGGTGTACCTCATGAAATGAAACGAATGATGACTGACACCATCATTCCGAAACTTCAAGAAGTTTTCAATACGGATGTCATCTACCATAGAGTGGTTAAAACCATTGGTATTGGAGAATCATGGTTGGCAGACCAGATACAGGACTGGGAGCAGAATTTACCAGAACATATTAAGCTAGCCTACCTACCGAGCACTGGAGAAGTAAAGCTTCGATTAACTGCCATTGGCAATAGTAAAGAAGAGCTAATAGCTGAGGTAGCTGATCAGGTTGCTTCATTGCACACTCTAGTAGGCAAATATATTTATGGTTATGATCAGGACACCATCGAGTCTGCCATAGGAGTACTCTTAAGGGATCAAAATAAAACCATAGCCCTGGCAGAAAGCTGTTCTGGCGGCTATGTTTCACATCTCATTTCCCGAATACCTGGTAGCTCCACCTATTTTAGAGGATCCATCATCCCTTATCATAATGATGCAAAAATTGGTATTTTAGAGGTGAAAAAAGAAACATTAGAGGCTCATGGTGCAGTAAGCGAGGAAACTGTTCATGAAATGGCCAATAATGTCCGAAAGAAACTTGGGGCTGACATTGGTATCGCTACGAGCGGGATTGCCGGCCCGACGGGAGGTACTCTTGAAAAGCCTGTAGGCACGGTTTGGATTGCTTTTGCCGATGGTGAGCAAACAATAACCAGGAAACTACAGTTATGGAAAGACAGGCAAGTGAATATCAGAGCCACAGCGGCGGCGGTATTAAACCT